The following are from one region of the Chloracidobacterium sp. genome:
- a CDS encoding ATP phosphoribosyltransferase codes for MKLKIALQKQGKLADGSVSLLRKCGIGFSNGQGKLRAEAEDFPLELFFLRDDDIPDYVADGVADIGICGENILAEHPKNVDVVERLGFGRCRLSLALPKAVDYSGIESMNGLRIATSYPETLGAYLKAHKIEAEIHQISGSVEIAPSIGLADAVCDLVSSGSTLFSNGLREVEVVMRSEAVLIARRGLSGEPAELLEQIRFRIRSALAATQNKYILLNAPAEKVDRIAAMLPGIKSPTVMPLAEPGWVSLHSVISEQDFWEVVGNLKQAGAEGILVLSIDQMIR; via the coding sequence ATGAAATTGAAGATCGCACTCCAGAAACAAGGAAAGCTCGCTGACGGTTCGGTCTCGCTCCTCCGTAAATGCGGCATTGGCTTTTCCAACGGCCAGGGAAAACTCCGAGCCGAGGCCGAGGACTTTCCCCTCGAACTCTTCTTTCTCCGCGACGACGATATCCCCGACTATGTCGCGGACGGCGTTGCCGATATCGGCATCTGCGGCGAGAACATTCTTGCAGAACATCCAAAGAACGTCGATGTCGTAGAGCGGCTCGGGTTTGGACGGTGCCGATTATCGCTTGCCTTGCCGAAAGCGGTCGATTACTCGGGCATCGAGTCGATGAACGGGCTGCGTATCGCGACCAGCTACCCTGAAACCCTCGGCGCCTATCTTAAAGCCCATAAGATCGAGGCCGAGATCCATCAGATCAGCGGGTCGGTCGAGATCGCACCTTCGATCGGTCTTGCCGACGCCGTTTGTGACCTTGTCAGTTCGGGCAGCACGCTTTTTTCGAACGGCCTTCGCGAGGTCGAGGTCGTCATGCGTTCTGAGGCGGTCCTGATCGCACGGCGCGGACTTAGCGGTGAACCAGCCGAACTTCTCGAGCAGATCCGATTTCGGATACGGAGCGCTCTTGCCGCGACCCAGAACAAGTACATTCTGCTGAACGCACCGGCCGAAAAGGTCGATCGGATCGCGGCGATGTTGCCCGGCATCAAGAGCCCGACCGTCATGCCGCTGGCCGAGCCGGGCTGGGTTTCGCTACATTCGGTGATCAGCGAACAAGATTTTTGGGAAGTCGTCGGCAATCTGAAGCAGGCCGGTGCCGAGGGTATCCTGGTGCTTTCGATCGATCAGATGATCAGGTAA
- a CDS encoding VIT1/CCC1 transporter family protein, which yields MSDLEHDHTHEAIAARIAASNHNYIRDFIYGGVDGAVTTFAVVSGVAGAELSTKVVLILGFANLVADGFSMAASNFLGTRAEIDDYRRLEKIEYRHIEVAPEGEREEIRQIYREKGFEGEELEKAVELITSDNDRWVRTMLMEEYGLPSEIRSPWLAAGSTFSAFIVCGLVPLIPYLFGWGSSFLVACVMTGITFFLIGSFKSRWSTTGWLRSGLETLLVGALAAGLAYGVGVLLKGIADGV from the coding sequence ATGTCAGATCTGGAGCACGATCACACACACGAAGCGATAGCGGCGCGGATCGCTGCGTCAAACCACAACTATATTCGAGATTTCATTTACGGCGGCGTTGACGGCGCTGTCACGACGTTCGCCGTCGTCTCGGGCGTTGCCGGTGCTGAACTCTCGACCAAGGTCGTTTTGATCCTCGGCTTCGCAAATCTAGTCGCCGACGGCTTTTCAATGGCGGCAAGCAATTTTCTCGGGACAAGGGCCGAGATCGACGATTACCGCCGGCTTGAAAAGATCGAATACCGCCACATTGAGGTCGCACCAGAAGGCGAGCGTGAAGAGATCAGACAGATCTATCGTGAAAAGGGATTTGAGGGCGAAGAGCTCGAAAAGGCGGTAGAGCTGATCACATCGGACAATGACCGGTGGGTAAGGACGATGCTGATGGAAGAATACGGTCTGCCCTCCGAGATACGGTCGCCGTGGCTTGCCGCCGGCAGCACCTTCAGCGCCTTCATCGTTTGCGGACTTGTTCCCCTGATCCCGTATCTGTTCGGCTGGGGATCGTCGTTCCTCGTCGCCTGCGTTATGACGGGTATCACCTTCTTTCTGATCGGCTCGTTCAAAAGCCGTTGGTCAACGACCGGGTGGCTGCGCTCCGGCCTCGAAACCCTTCTTGTCGGTGCCCTCGCCGCCGGACTCGCTTACGGTGTCGGTGTTCTGCTGAAAGGAATTGCCGACGGTGTTTAG
- the hisB gene encoding bifunctional histidinol-phosphatase/imidazoleglycerol-phosphate dehydratase HisB: protein MKRVLFIDRDGTLIREPHDFQVDVLDKLRFIPGAISALSRIANETDFVLVMVTNQDGMGTESFPESAFWPAQNFLLETLAGEGIVFADVFVDRTLPHENAPTRKPGTDMLTKYLDGSFDLANSYVIGDRPTDVELAENLGAKAIFIRNPNFDLKGRSEGVFSVDSWVEIYDLLKAPARRAIQTRSTMETSVTVGIDLDGTGRSQIATGIAFFDHMLEQIAKHGRIDLDITANGDLHVDEHHTIEDVAITLGEAFAKALGDKRGIERYGFCLPMDDCLAQVAIDFGGRSWTEWNAEFKREKIGEMPTEMFFHFFKSFSDGARCNLNIRAEGTIEHHKIESIFKAFAKAIRMAVRREGTSLPTTKGVL from the coding sequence ATGAAACGTGTTTTATTCATCGATCGCGACGGAACGCTGATTCGCGAGCCGCACGACTTTCAGGTCGATGTGCTCGATAAACTCAGGTTCATTCCCGGAGCGATCAGTGCGTTGAGCCGCATCGCAAATGAGACCGACTTTGTTCTAGTAATGGTCACGAACCAGGACGGCATGGGCACAGAGAGCTTTCCCGAATCCGCATTTTGGCCCGCACAGAACTTTCTGCTCGAAACGCTCGCAGGTGAAGGCATCGTTTTTGCCGACGTATTTGTCGATCGGACCCTTCCCCACGAAAATGCTCCGACCCGCAAGCCCGGGACCGACATGCTGACCAAATATCTCGACGGCAGCTTTGACCTTGCAAATTCCTACGTCATCGGCGACCGGCCCACCGACGTCGAACTTGCAGAGAATCTCGGCGCAAAGGCCATATTTATCAGGAACCCCAACTTTGACCTGAAGGGCCGAAGCGAGGGCGTTTTCAGCGTCGACAGCTGGGTTGAAATATACGATCTCCTGAAAGCTCCGGCTCGCCGGGCCATTCAGACCAGATCTACGATGGAAACGAGCGTGACGGTCGGGATCGACCTCGACGGGACCGGCCGGTCGCAGATCGCTACCGGGATCGCCTTTTTCGATCACATGCTAGAACAGATCGCCAAACACGGCCGTATCGATCTCGATATCACCGCAAATGGCGATCTCCATGTTGACGAGCATCACACCATCGAGGACGTCGCGATCACACTCGGCGAGGCCTTCGCAAAGGCCCTTGGCGACAAACGCGGTATCGAACGCTACGGATTTTGTCTCCCGATGGACGATTGTCTCGCCCAGGTCGCCATTGATTTCGGCGGCCGGAGCTGGACCGAATGGAACGCCGAATTCAAACGCGAGAAGATCGGCGAGATGCCGACCGAGATGTTCTTTCATTTCTTCAAATCATTCTCTGACGGCGCTCGCTGTAATTTGAATATCCGGGCCGAAGGTACTATCGAACACCACAAGATCGAATCGATCTTCAAGGCGTTCGCAAAAGCGATACGAATGGCGGTCCGTCGTGAAGGAACGTCGTTGCCGACAACGAAAGGGGTCTTGTGA
- the hisD gene encoding histidinol dehydrogenase produces the protein MQIIEFPERNAWADLLRRPSLDTKMLEETVASIIGDVRQNGDDALRRFSRQFDRHSIDEFEVTEHEFAEAETAISAELRSAIATAIENIGRFHAVTESDPEPIETMRGVLCWRRILPIEKVGLYVPAGSAPLFSTVLMLAIPAKLAGCNEVIMCSPPNENGKVEPATLYAARVCGVDRVYKIGGAQAIAAMAYGTETVPSVYKIFGPGNQFVTEAKLQVMRSGVAIDMPAGPSEVAVLVDSTCKPEFAAADLLSQAEHGPDSQVMLVSTDRGVIRSVIAEVESQIVRLPRKDTAMAAIANSKAILVESIDAAVELLNEYAAEHLIIATDDAGAVADRITNAGSVFIGNFSCEAAGDYASGTNHTLPTGGAARSYSGVTVSSFKKSITYQKLSEEGIRNLAPTIETMASAEGLEAHARAASVRVAASGGQNDV, from the coding sequence ATGCAGATCATAGAATTTCCGGAACGAAATGCGTGGGCCGATCTCCTTCGGCGTCCGTCTCTCGATACAAAGATGCTCGAAGAGACGGTGGCGAGCATCATCGGCGACGTCCGCCAGAACGGCGACGATGCTCTGCGCCGTTTCTCGCGACAGTTCGACCGTCACTCGATAGATGAATTTGAGGTGACCGAACACGAGTTTGCAGAAGCCGAAACGGCGATATCCGCCGAGCTCAGATCGGCCATCGCGACCGCCATCGAGAATATTGGTCGGTTCCATGCGGTGACCGAGAGCGATCCCGAGCCGATTGAAACGATGCGGGGCGTTTTGTGCTGGCGGCGGATCCTGCCTATCGAGAAGGTCGGGTTATATGTCCCGGCCGGCAGCGCTCCGCTATTCTCTACCGTTCTAATGCTCGCGATACCGGCAAAGCTGGCCGGCTGTAACGAAGTGATAATGTGCTCGCCGCCAAACGAAAACGGCAAGGTCGAACCAGCCACCCTCTATGCCGCGAGGGTCTGCGGCGTCGACCGTGTATACAAGATCGGCGGAGCGCAGGCAATAGCGGCAATGGCATATGGTACCGAGACGGTCCCGAGTGTCTACAAGATATTTGGGCCCGGAAATCAGTTCGTCACCGAAGCGAAGCTGCAGGTCATGCGGTCCGGCGTCGCGATCGATATGCCTGCCGGCCCGTCGGAGGTTGCCGTACTTGTCGATTCGACCTGCAAGCCCGAGTTTGCTGCGGCCGATCTTCTGTCGCAAGCCGAACATGGCCCCGACAGCCAAGTGATGCTCGTATCGACGGACCGCGGCGTTATCAGATCCGTCATCGCTGAGGTGGAAAGCCAGATCGTCAGGCTTCCGAGAAAGGACACGGCAATGGCGGCGATCGCAAACTCGAAGGCGATCCTGGTCGAATCGATCGATGCGGCCGTCGAACTTCTGAATGAATATGCCGCGGAACATCTCATCATTGCAACGGACGATGCCGGCGCGGTCGCCGATCGGATCACGAACGCCGGTTCGGTCTTCATCGGGAATTTTTCGTGCGAAGCAGCCGGCGATTACGCCTCTGGGACGAACCACACGCTTCCGACGGGCGGTGCCGCAAGGTCCTATAGCGGCGTCACGGTCTCAAGTTTCAAAAAGTCGATCACCTATCAAAAGCTGAGCGAAGAAGGCATCCGTAACCTCGCTCCGACGATCGAGACAATGGCATCTGCCGAGGGCCTCGAGGCGCATGCCCGGGCCGCTTCGGTTCGTGTCGCAGCATCCGGAGGGCAGAATGATGTTTGA
- a CDS encoding VWA domain-containing protein has translation MEENSANKSSFTELAARLGRLPAEKKRAAIEVSAALAGVSLRVSRDFVEAVPKASKVLSADDLRLWGELGRRLAMGNAETGSQFFAEGVAGLSNVPHDARGLVFQVCTRQLVLSSSIALETFRLVPQLAKEIGNDHLLHQILDLAVNIANRSAKHSSDFLKQTPPVASAIAQFGTDRDSVAASVVALAAEFANRTGGMTADLWSNLPSALEALSAENAVKLAQRSAQFLEHGGSVTLHFVSAGSDVLRQAETVFDDWCGVLAKIAKSGNAVLIAFLRASPKFFRQISAMKLEGEDVGSVKTAAIRRVLRLAGEIADADAESALAAFRSSAAALRRVSLDQYEQWIAAGLDEMRDEPAKARRSYFALETRLSNDRLQQTRTGLHLEEVQHILRLYVEALTGHEVEIAPQTSMPQESRIGDGKTVYLPNNIAEFDTEEMDFRLYKVLAAYGAGQIEFGTFATDSVELKAAFSELAELYSATAEQTDAFSLAGYIEDVQKGDQALSDAELREEIKRRRRSMPKGSDYRAVLQIFPEPRLARKIFTTMENARIDGLLRSSYHGLRKDLDLMQQLLRKNRPFIFDVPFHQVPFELLFQITLCGGATDDARNFYGQIVSEIETVIEKHLLSRSGSELRPTVADSLFAASRVYNLFQNITPEQTQEAENDDQEESSEFAYESENTEEAVVEESAKREERPQTMQDLRDLFNAWNSDEDDGEPDDLQGSEAWSHNEMPEQPLEAGDEAFAYDEWDRELNDYRVGWSRVIEKRVKLGDRNFVELARSRYRGVISSVRHQFQLMKPENLTKINREIDGEDYDLNALVDLVIDRRADGRQSENIYTKRLRRQRDVAVSLLLDQSSSTARTITRNPLQPYTYPGRRIIEIEKEGLVLMSEALEAVGDVYSINGFTSEGRRNVKFYVVKDFDEKYSEETEKRIGGITFQNNTRLGAAIRHAAHKLLRQENRTKLLIILTDGRPYDHDYGDARYAREDVREALIEAKTHGITPFCITIDRESEAELRDLYGDVGYTIIDDVLSLPERMPNIYRRLTS, from the coding sequence GTGGAAGAGAACTCGGCAAACAAAAGCTCATTTACCGAATTGGCCGCACGGCTCGGGCGCCTGCCGGCCGAAAAGAAGAGGGCCGCAATCGAAGTAAGCGCGGCTCTAGCAGGTGTAAGCCTTCGCGTCAGCCGCGATTTCGTCGAGGCCGTACCAAAAGCATCGAAGGTCTTGTCGGCAGATGACCTGCGTTTGTGGGGCGAACTTGGCCGCCGACTCGCGATGGGCAATGCTGAAACGGGCTCACAGTTCTTTGCCGAGGGCGTTGCAGGCCTTTCGAATGTTCCTCACGATGCCCGCGGCCTTGTCTTTCAGGTTTGCACGCGGCAGCTCGTTCTCTCAAGTTCGATCGCCTTAGAGACGTTTCGCCTGGTACCTCAACTGGCGAAAGAGATCGGGAATGATCACCTGCTCCATCAGATCCTCGATCTTGCCGTGAATATCGCGAACCGTTCGGCCAAACACAGTTCGGATTTTCTTAAACAAACACCTCCGGTGGCGTCGGCGATCGCGCAGTTCGGGACCGATCGCGATAGCGTCGCGGCTTCGGTCGTAGCCTTGGCCGCGGAATTCGCGAACAGGACCGGCGGAATGACCGCTGACCTGTGGTCAAATCTGCCATCGGCTCTCGAAGCCCTGTCGGCAGAGAATGCGGTGAAGCTGGCGCAGCGGTCGGCGCAGTTTCTTGAACACGGCGGAAGCGTGACGCTCCATTTCGTATCGGCAGGCAGCGACGTTCTCAGGCAGGCCGAGACGGTATTTGACGACTGGTGCGGCGTCCTGGCAAAGATCGCGAAAAGCGGGAATGCGGTGTTGATCGCATTTCTTCGTGCGTCGCCAAAGTTCTTCCGCCAGATCTCGGCGATGAAACTGGAAGGTGAGGATGTCGGGAGCGTAAAGACGGCCGCGATCAGACGCGTTCTGCGGCTTGCCGGTGAGATCGCTGACGCGGACGCCGAAAGCGCTCTTGCGGCATTCCGATCCTCTGCCGCCGCTCTTCGGCGTGTCTCGCTCGATCAATACGAGCAATGGATCGCCGCCGGACTCGACGAAATGCGCGACGAGCCGGCAAAGGCCCGACGCAGTTATTTCGCACTCGAGACACGGCTTTCGAACGACCGGCTGCAGCAAACGCGGACCGGCCTTCATCTCGAAGAGGTACAGCACATCCTTCGGCTCTACGTCGAGGCTTTGACCGGACACGAGGTCGAGATTGCGCCGCAGACGTCAATGCCGCAGGAATCGCGGATCGGCGACGGAAAAACGGTCTATCTGCCAAATAATATCGCGGAATTCGACACCGAGGAGATGGACTTCAGGCTCTATAAAGTTCTGGCGGCATACGGTGCTGGGCAAATAGAATTCGGCACATTCGCGACCGACTCGGTCGAACTCAAGGCCGCCTTTAGCGAACTTGCGGAGCTCTATTCGGCGACCGCTGAGCAGACCGATGCGTTTTCGCTTGCCGGTTACATCGAAGACGTCCAAAAGGGCGATCAGGCACTTTCCGACGCTGAACTCCGCGAAGAGATCAAACGTCGCCGGCGGTCGATGCCAAAGGGTTCTGACTATCGCGCCGTCCTGCAGATCTTTCCTGAGCCGCGGCTGGCGCGAAAGATCTTTACGACCATGGAGAACGCCCGGATCGACGGCCTGCTGCGGAGCAGTTATCACGGGTTGCGAAAGGACCTCGACCTAATGCAGCAGTTGCTGCGAAAGAACCGGCCGTTCATTTTCGACGTCCCGTTTCACCAGGTTCCTTTCGAATTGCTGTTCCAGATCACGCTTTGCGGCGGGGCAACCGACGATGCACGCAACTTCTACGGCCAGATCGTCTCTGAGATCGAGACCGTTATCGAAAAGCATCTGTTGAGCAGAAGCGGCTCGGAACTCAGGCCAACGGTCGCCGATTCGTTGTTTGCCGCAAGCCGCGTCTATAACCTGTTTCAGAACATCACGCCTGAGCAAACGCAAGAGGCCGAGAACGACGACCAGGAAGAAAGCAGCGAATTTGCCTACGAAAGCGAAAATACTGAAGAAGCCGTAGTTGAGGAGAGCGCAAAGCGCGAAGAAAGGCCGCAGACGATGCAGGACCTGCGTGACCTCTTTAACGCCTGGAACTCTGACGAAGACGACGGCGAGCCGGACGACCTGCAGGGCTCGGAGGCGTGGTCGCATAACGAAATGCCCGAGCAGCCGCTCGAGGCAGGCGACGAAGCGTTCGCATACGACGAATGGGACCGCGAACTGAACGATTACCGCGTCGGCTGGAGCCGTGTCATCGAAAAGCGTGTGAAACTCGGCGACCGCAATTTTGTCGAGCTTGCGAGGTCGCGATATCGGGGGGTCATTTCGTCGGTCCGCCATCAGTTTCAGTTGATGAAACCCGAAAATCTGACCAAGATCAACCGCGAGATCGACGGCGAGGATTACGACCTCAACGCACTGGTCGATCTCGTCATCGACCGTCGGGCCGACGGTCGGCAATCGGAGAACATCTATACCAAACGGCTAAGGCGACAACGCGACGTAGCCGTCTCGCTTCTTCTCGACCAATCGTCATCGACCGCGAGGACAATTACGCGAAACCCGCTCCAGCCGTATACCTATCCCGGGCGGCGGATAATCGAGATCGAAAAAGAAGGCCTCGTCCTGATGAGCGAGGCTCTCGAAGCGGTCGGCGACGTGTATTCGATAAACGGTTTTACAAGCGAAGGCCGGCGCAACGTGAAGTTCTACGTCGTTAAGGATTTTGACGAGAAATACTCTGAGGAAACCGAAAAGCGTATCGGCGGCATCACGTTCCAGAACAACACGCGGCTCGGTGCCGCTATTCGCCATGCGGCGCACAAGCTTTTGCGACAGGAAAATCGAACGAAGCTGCTGATAATTCTGACCGACGGCCGGCCCTACGACCACGACTACGGCGACGCCCGCTATGCCCGCGAGGATGTTCGCGAAGCTTTGATCGAAGCCAAAACGCACGGCATCACGCCCTTTTGCATCACCATCGACCGCGAATCCGAGGCCGAACTTCGCGACCTTTATGGCGACGTCGGCTATACCATCATCGACGACGTTTTGAGCCTGCCGGAACGAATGCCCAATATTTATCGGAGACTGACAAGCTAA
- a CDS encoding FHA domain-containing protein, producing the protein MNFKLQIKSNYDSRTVDVRDEISIGRADAADIVLDDSGLSRVNTTFFIDEGELWVADENSTNGTFVNGERVSGKPRLLRDGDSLTIGSSTTIRVETDEGSRQSPQTSGPEPIAARPAVRQTPSVPSATPSNAPQPASGSEGIPMVVIAAAIMTVVILLFGGIAFVVVSQMDSSPGTGANNRNLPQMTAAAMIPIRVIDPLGGEDEDDLDDLIASWEVAEEELKAGDVADISGAAVEDKDFDLNVSATFLAERQRLAFEPRPGEGGIRPAGLNVPKELFGDGVIKQKQKLAQMNSSGYRQPMDFADLAEKRLSGDLLEMPMATESFYLDVGGSAQDKVFSSFSFQSGVADIVPGHPKFDVLKRIADNFAGQKYDLNNAGDRKQMRRRLLRMFQPRAKPILKELADAYFLRFRRPLRVTSLTRSMDYQILLNSNNANSFKVRGEGSLPPHTSGCAFDLARKHMPVDEQNFVMAKLAEMERDGKLDALIEYGANACFHVFIYHDGNPPRALNLGQMEYETFPFLAGIRLNTSH; encoded by the coding sequence GTGAACTTCAAACTACAGATCAAGAGCAATTACGATTCCCGAACCGTCGACGTTCGAGACGAGATCTCGATCGGTCGGGCCGATGCGGCCGATATCGTACTTGATGATTCGGGCCTTTCGCGCGTCAATACGACGTTCTTTATTGACGAAGGCGAATTGTGGGTTGCCGATGAGAACTCGACCAACGGCACATTCGTTAATGGCGAACGCGTTTCGGGCAAGCCGCGTCTGCTCCGCGACGGTGATTCGCTAACGATCGGCAGCAGCACGACGATACGCGTCGAAACCGACGAGGGTTCGCGGCAGAGCCCTCAGACGAGCGGGCCCGAACCGATCGCGGCTCGGCCGGCGGTTCGCCAGACTCCGTCGGTTCCGTCCGCAACGCCGTCGAATGCACCGCAGCCGGCGTCCGGATCCGAGGGCATTCCGATGGTCGTAATTGCGGCTGCGATCATGACGGTCGTCATTCTGCTGTTTGGCGGGATCGCCTTCGTGGTCGTATCGCAAATGGACTCATCACCCGGCACGGGTGCGAATAACCGCAACTTGCCGCAAATGACCGCTGCAGCGATGATCCCGATCCGTGTCATCGATCCACTGGGCGGCGAGGACGAAGACGACCTTGATGACCTGATAGCCTCATGGGAGGTCGCCGAAGAAGAATTAAAGGCCGGCGACGTTGCCGACATTTCCGGTGCAGCCGTCGAAGATAAGGACTTCGACCTGAACGTTTCTGCGACATTCCTTGCTGAACGACAAAGGCTTGCTTTCGAACCAAGGCCGGGAGAAGGAGGGATCAGGCCGGCCGGCCTGAACGTTCCGAAGGAACTCTTTGGCGACGGTGTGATAAAGCAAAAGCAAAAGCTTGCGCAGATGAACAGCAGCGGTTATCGACAGCCGATGGATTTTGCCGACCTTGCCGAAAAACGCTTGAGCGGCGATCTGCTCGAGATGCCGATGGCTACCGAGAGTTTTTACCTCGATGTCGGCGGCTCGGCTCAAGACAAGGTCTTTTCGTCGTTCAGCTTTCAGTCGGGCGTGGCCGACATTGTTCCGGGCCATCCGAAGTTTGATGTTCTCAAGCGCATCGCCGACAATTTTGCCGGTCAGAAATACGATCTGAACAACGCGGGCGACCGAAAACAGATGCGCCGGCGGCTCTTGCGAATGTTTCAGCCGCGAGCGAAACCCATATTGAAGGAACTCGCCGATGCCTACTTTCTACGTTTTCGGCGGCCGCTCCGCGTGACGTCGCTTACGCGGTCGATGGATTATCAGATATTGCTCAACTCGAACAACGCCAACTCATTCAAGGTTCGCGGCGAAGGTTCGCTGCCGCCGCACACATCGGGCTGCGCATTCGACCTTGCCCGTAAGCACATGCCCGTCGACGAGCAGAACTTCGTAATGGCCAAACTCGCCGAAATGGAACGCGACGGTAAGCTCGACGCCTTGATCGAATACGGCGCTAACGCTTGCTTTCACGTCTTTATCTATCACGACGGCAACCCGCCGAGAGCGTTGAACCTGGGACAAATGGAATATGAGACGTTTCCGTTCCTTGCCGGAATTCGCCTGAACACCTCGCATTGA
- the hisC gene encoding histidinol-phosphate transaminase encodes MMFDLNSLVRPNVRRMRPYSSARSEFAGEAEVFLDANENAYGSPAGGGWNRYPDPRQSDLKNKISAMRGVAADQIFIGNGSDEAIDLLFRIFCEPGVDECIICPPTYGMYQVSADLNDVAVREVGLTGSFQLDTGSILAAANERSKLIFICSPNNPTGNLMRRDDVLQIARAFSGIVVIDEAYIDFANEPSMIAELGRLPNIVVLQTFSKAWGMAGLRVGMAFSNREVIGLFDRVKPPYNVSGIAQSEVADSLSLTQRVESSIANIINERRRMARSLSSLDCVNEVFPSDANFLLVRTTDAAAIYSHLVEQKIVVRDRSRVTQCEGCLRITIGTPAENDRLLSALAVYPTLQRPEDELLPILSGGI; translated from the coding sequence ATGATGTTTGACCTCAACAGCTTGGTCCGCCCGAACGTCCGTCGGATGCGCCCATATTCATCCGCTCGATCAGAGTTTGCAGGTGAGGCCGAGGTATTTCTCGACGCGAATGAGAACGCCTATGGATCGCCCGCGGGCGGCGGATGGAATCGCTATCCCGACCCTCGTCAGTCGGACCTTAAAAACAAGATCTCAGCGATGCGCGGTGTTGCTGCGGACCAGATATTCATCGGGAACGGAAGCGACGAGGCGATCGATCTGCTGTTCAGGATCTTTTGCGAGCCGGGAGTCGACGAATGTATCATCTGTCCTCCGACCTACGGCATGTATCAGGTGTCTGCGGATCTCAACGACGTTGCGGTCCGGGAAGTAGGCCTGACCGGGAGTTTTCAGCTCGATACCGGCTCGATACTTGCCGCGGCCAACGAGCGGTCAAAGCTCATTTTCATCTGCTCGCCAAACAATCCGACCGGCAACCTCATGCGTCGTGACGACGTGCTGCAAATCGCCCGCGCCTTTAGCGGCATTGTCGTAATTGACGAGGCTTACATCGATTTCGCAAACGAACCATCGATGATCGCCGAGCTCGGCCGGCTGCCGAACATCGTCGTCCTTCAGACATTCTCAAAGGCGTGGGGTATGGCCGGGCTCCGTGTGGGGATGGCATTTTCGAACCGGGAGGTGATCGGCCTCTTCGATCGGGTAAAGCCGCCGTATAACGTTAGCGGCATCGCCCAGTCGGAGGTCGCAGATTCGCTTTCACTCACGCAGAGGGTTGAATCGTCGATCGCGAACATCATCAATGAACGACGCCGGATGGCCCGATCATTGTCTTCGCTCGATTGCGTCAACGAGGTGTTTCCTTCCGATGCCAATTTTCTCTTGGTAAGAACGACCGATGCCGCCGCGATCTACTCGCACCTTGTCGAGCAGAAGATAGTCGTTCGCGACCGCAGCCGCGTCACTCAGTGCGAGGGCTGCCTGAGGATCACCATCGGAACGCCGGCCGAGAACGACCGTCTCCTTTCGGCTTTGGCCGTTTATCCGACTTTGCAGCGGCCGGAGGACGAACTTCTGCCGATCTTATCAGGAGGCATATGA